One Dietzia sp. JS16-p6b genomic window carries:
- a CDS encoding helix-turn-helix transcriptional regulator: MTIDAGVALFRSLSDGTRLAIIRRLARGETRVADLVAELGLAQSTVSAHVACLRDCGLVEGRPQGRQVFYSLARPELMELLASAETLLAATGSAVALCPNHVS; this comes from the coding sequence ATGACGATCGATGCCGGGGTTGCGCTGTTCCGCAGCCTGTCCGACGGAACCCGGCTGGCGATCATCCGCCGGCTCGCGCGCGGTGAGACCCGGGTCGCCGACCTGGTGGCCGAGCTCGGGTTGGCGCAATCCACGGTCTCCGCCCACGTCGCGTGCCTGCGGGACTGCGGGCTCGTGGAGGGGCGACCGCAGGGCCGGCAGGTGTTCTATTCGCTCGCCCGTCCCGAGTTGATGGAGTTGCTGGCCTCCGCCGAGACGCTCCTCGCCGCGACCGGGTCGGCGGTCGCGCTGTGCCCCAACCACGTCTCGTGA
- a CDS encoding ABC transporter substrate-binding protein produces the protein MRPFSSPAGAGLAASLTVSLAAALALTLALAGCSAPAPSPAGDRAEGGRGEVDQIVLADGGDPGEFNPVSGYGSTGVSPLYEGLLRPAAEDDSTLPRLEPALAAAEPEVSDDGLTWTIRLREGVRFHDGSQLDSGDVAATYRAVVDPRSASPIASDYSTIEQVDTPDPLTVRFHLGAPDPGMPARLLLGIAPSEALTPGPASASVLNSEPVGTGPYRLDRLTAAEAVLEAFPEHRDGPPEVTRLVIRAVPDADARAQMVRAGEVDGASLPPRLAEGLAGRDGLELVSVASADWRTVALPMSHPFAGDPAARRALNVAVDRDGLVDRVLSGHGRPVASPISAAYPEYEPSPFTEPRAAGERSVEATEILRGAGWRPGDDGVLVRDGERAEFTLAYPATDPVRRELASAFADQMREMGVAVTVWGGSWDQIERRIGEVAILLGGGDNPYTVDTQAYRALHSRTAATGPLDNPGDFGDPRVDAALDAARTTADPVERTEFYREAQRAYARAPGHVFLATLDHTYLLRDTGHTRPAPILEPHTHGVTWGPWWSLASWTRDR, from the coding sequence GTGAGACCGTTCTCCTCCCCCGCCGGTGCCGGCCTCGCCGCGAGCCTGACCGTGAGCCTGGCCGCGGCGCTCGCCCTCACCCTGGCCCTGGCCGGCTGCTCGGCGCCCGCCCCCTCCCCCGCCGGGGACCGGGCAGAAGGTGGCCGGGGGGAGGTGGATCAGATCGTCCTGGCGGACGGCGGGGACCCCGGTGAGTTCAACCCGGTGTCCGGATACGGATCGACCGGCGTCTCTCCGCTGTACGAGGGACTCCTGCGCCCGGCCGCGGAGGACGACTCGACGTTGCCACGGCTCGAACCCGCCCTTGCCGCGGCGGAGCCCGAGGTGAGCGACGACGGGCTCACCTGGACTATCCGACTTCGGGAAGGGGTTCGTTTCCACGACGGCTCGCAGCTGGATTCAGGCGACGTGGCCGCCACCTACCGGGCGGTGGTCGACCCGCGCTCGGCCTCCCCCATCGCCTCGGACTATTCCACGATCGAGCAGGTGGACACCCCCGACCCGCTCACCGTGCGTTTCCACCTCGGCGCGCCCGACCCCGGGATGCCGGCCCGGCTGCTGTTGGGCATCGCCCCCTCGGAGGCGCTGACCCCGGGACCGGCATCGGCGTCGGTCCTCAACTCGGAGCCTGTCGGGACGGGCCCCTACCGTCTCGACCGCCTGACCGCCGCGGAGGCCGTGCTCGAGGCCTTTCCCGAGCACCGCGACGGCCCGCCCGAGGTGACCCGACTCGTCATCCGCGCGGTGCCGGATGCCGATGCGCGGGCGCAGATGGTGAGGGCCGGGGAGGTCGACGGGGCCTCGCTGCCGCCCCGGCTCGCCGAGGGGCTGGCCGGCCGGGACGGTCTGGAGCTGGTCTCGGTGGCCTCGGCGGACTGGCGAACGGTGGCGCTGCCCATGTCGCATCCCTTCGCCGGCGACCCCGCGGCCCGTCGGGCGCTCAACGTGGCCGTGGACCGCGACGGCCTGGTGGACAGAGTCCTGTCCGGGCACGGCAGGCCGGTGGCCTCCCCCATCAGCGCTGCCTACCCGGAGTACGAACCCTCGCCGTTCACCGAACCCCGGGCCGCGGGCGAGCGCAGCGTCGAGGCGACCGAGATCCTGCGGGGCGCGGGATGGCGGCCAGGCGACGACGGCGTGCTGGTCCGGGACGGCGAGCGCGCCGAGTTCACCCTGGCCTACCCCGCCACCGACCCGGTCCGTCGCGAGCTGGCCTCGGCGTTCGCCGACCAGATGCGCGAGATGGGAGTGGCGGTGACCGTGTGGGGCGGCAGCTGGGACCAGATCGAGCGGCGGATCGGCGAGGTCGCGATACTGCTGGGCGGCGGGGACAACCCCTACACCGTGGACACCCAGGCCTACCGGGCCCTGCACTCACGGACCGCCGCGACCGGCCCGCTGGACAACCCCGGTGACTTCGGCGACCCGCGGGTGGACGCGGCCCTGGACGCGGCCCGCACCACCGCCGACCCCGTCGAACGCACGGAGTTCTACCGCGAGGCGCAGCGGGCCTACGCCCGCGCCCCCGGCCACGTCTTCCTGGCCACCCTGGACCACACCTACCTTCTCCGGGACACCGGCCACACCCGGCCCGCACCGATCCTCGAACCGCACACGCACGGCGTGACGTGGGGGCCGTGGTGGTCGCTCGCCTCCTGGACCCGCGACCGGTGA
- a CDS encoding cell wall metabolism sensor histidine kinase WalK, protein MAGVVVGCAGSAWLVASVLAPEIFHDHLGQAGIDHDSAEAAHVEEAFTDSIVLALGLAVGVAVLLALLASWYLTRRVQRSVAVVTTSTVEIAGGRYDTRVASPELGREFDDLATSVNELARRLGATDTSRRRMLADLGHEMRTPLATIDSYLEAVEDGVRDYDDDTREVLWRATRRLERLASDIVAVSAVEEHLTRLHPVPTTVAELVGTATDAARERFADKGVELTARELVDAEVTVDIDRMGQVLGNLLDNALRHTPAGGTVTVSTGVHDTGLVSVTVTDTGEGVAAHHLDHLFDRFYRVDTARGRHSGGSGIGLTITRALVEAHGGRVSAASDGPGHGSRFTVTIPASSRD, encoded by the coding sequence ATGGCCGGGGTGGTGGTGGGCTGCGCGGGGAGCGCGTGGCTCGTCGCCTCGGTGCTGGCGCCGGAGATCTTCCACGACCACCTGGGGCAGGCCGGGATCGACCACGACTCCGCGGAGGCCGCCCACGTCGAGGAGGCGTTCACGGATTCGATCGTCCTGGCCTTGGGGTTGGCGGTGGGCGTCGCTGTGCTCCTGGCGCTGCTGGCGAGTTGGTACCTCACCCGGAGGGTCCAGCGTTCCGTCGCCGTCGTGACCACCTCGACCGTCGAGATCGCCGGCGGACGCTACGACACGCGGGTCGCGAGCCCCGAGTTGGGGCGGGAGTTCGACGACCTGGCGACGAGCGTCAACGAGCTCGCCCGGCGACTCGGCGCCACCGACACCTCGCGACGCCGGATGCTGGCCGACCTCGGTCACGAGATGCGCACCCCGCTGGCCACGATCGACTCCTACCTCGAGGCCGTCGAGGATGGCGTGCGGGACTACGACGACGACACCAGGGAGGTGTTGTGGAGGGCCACCCGCCGGCTCGAGCGCCTGGCGTCGGACATCGTGGCCGTCTCCGCTGTCGAGGAGCACCTGACCCGTCTCCATCCGGTCCCCACCACCGTCGCGGAGCTGGTGGGGACCGCGACAGATGCCGCCCGGGAGCGGTTCGCGGACAAGGGAGTGGAGCTCACCGCCCGTGAGCTCGTCGACGCCGAGGTCACCGTGGACATCGACCGCATGGGCCAGGTGCTGGGGAACCTGCTGGACAACGCGCTGCGGCACACCCCTGCCGGTGGCACCGTCACCGTCAGCACCGGCGTGCACGACACCGGACTGGTCTCTGTCACCGTCACCGACACCGGCGAGGGTGTGGCCGCCCACCACCTGGACCATCTCTTCGACCGCTTCTACCGCGTGGACACCGCCCGCGGCCGACACTCCGGCGGCAGCGGCATCGGGCTGACGATCACCCGTGCGCTCGTGGAGGCCCACGGCGGCCGTGTCAGCGCGGCCAGCGACGGCCCCGGACACGGGTCCCGCTTCACCGTCACGATTCCCGCGTCGTCACGCGACTGA
- a CDS encoding maleylpyruvate isomerase family mycothiol-dependent enzyme encodes MITTTGQHRSKNDPRQPRLARDVAGRLAETEYDRVAEMLERLTPDQWGARTDCTEWDVRAMAGHMLGMVQMLASWPEMVRQQLASGKRAKREGCLPIDAMTALQVEKNAGLSTEQLIAEVRRSAPGAARHRRRAPGVMRRQAMEDNGEWWSMGYLFDVILTRDPFMHRIDIASATGVAMTATPEHEGVIVDDVVTEWAGRHGQAFDLELTGPAGGRWQHGGHPGAGENLTMDAFEFCRALSGRRPVEGLLRTQVPF; translated from the coding sequence ATGATCACGACAACCGGGCAGCACCGCTCGAAGAACGACCCCCGACAACCCCGACTGGCCCGGGATGTCGCCGGGCGTCTCGCCGAGACCGAATACGACCGGGTGGCCGAGATGCTCGAACGGCTCACCCCCGACCAATGGGGCGCCCGGACCGACTGCACCGAGTGGGACGTGCGCGCGATGGCCGGTCACATGCTGGGCATGGTCCAGATGCTCGCCAGCTGGCCGGAGATGGTCCGCCAGCAGCTGGCCTCCGGCAAGCGGGCCAAGCGCGAGGGGTGCCTCCCCATCGACGCGATGACGGCGCTCCAGGTGGAGAAGAACGCCGGCCTGTCGACCGAGCAACTGATCGCCGAGGTCCGTCGATCGGCCCCCGGGGCCGCCAGGCATCGGCGACGGGCACCGGGCGTGATGAGGAGGCAGGCCATGGAGGACAATGGCGAGTGGTGGTCCATGGGCTACCTCTTCGACGTGATCCTCACCCGCGACCCGTTCATGCACCGCATCGACATCGCCTCCGCGACGGGCGTCGCCATGACGGCGACCCCGGAGCACGAAGGGGTGATCGTCGACGACGTGGTGACCGAGTGGGCCGGTCGGCACGGCCAGGCCTTCGACCTGGAGCTCACCGGCCCGGCGGGCGGGCGCTGGCAGCACGGTGGGCACCCGGGCGCCGGAGAGAACCTCACCATGGACGCGTTCGAGTTCTGCCGCGCCCTGAGCGGCCGGAGGCCGGTGGAGGGACTGCTGCGGACCCAGGTCCCGTTCTGA
- a CDS encoding DUF305 domain-containing protein codes for MTSRILLAAAAVAVLTLSACADGGDDTTAATPATTTTAEDGAPATAEEGASGEHSAADVRFARMMIPHHEQAIEMSDIILAKQDIPDDVRALAEEITAAQGPEIEQLNRWLEEWDEPGAHHDGHAGPGAGDHMGDHMGDAGEMRMMDGMLSPEEMQELVDSEGTDAARLFLEQMIVHHEGAIDMAQDQVEDGTHPQAVELAQTIIDTQQREIDRMREMLAGL; via the coding sequence ATGACCAGCAGGATCCTCCTCGCGGCCGCAGCCGTGGCCGTTCTCACGCTCTCCGCCTGTGCCGATGGCGGCGACGACACGACGGCCGCGACGCCGGCCACGACCACCACCGCCGAGGACGGCGCTCCCGCGACGGCCGAGGAGGGGGCCTCCGGCGAGCACTCCGCCGCCGACGTGCGGTTCGCGCGGATGATGATCCCGCACCACGAACAGGCCATCGAGATGAGCGACATCATCCTGGCCAAGCAGGACATCCCCGACGACGTCCGCGCCCTGGCCGAGGAGATCACGGCCGCTCAGGGTCCGGAGATCGAGCAGCTCAACCGGTGGCTCGAGGAGTGGGACGAGCCCGGAGCGCACCACGACGGGCACGCCGGCCCCGGCGCAGGTGACCACATGGGTGATCACATGGGTGACGCCGGTGAGATGCGCATGATGGACGGCATGCTCTCGCCGGAGGAGATGCAGGAGCTGGTCGACTCCGAGGGCACCGACGCCGCGCGCTTGTTCCTGGAACAGATGATCGTCCACCACGAGGGCGCGATCGACATGGCGCAGGACCAGGTGGAGGACGGAACCCACCCGCAGGCGGTCGAGCTGGCCCAGACCATCATCGACACCCAGCAGCGGGAGATCGACCGGATGCGGGAGATGCTCGCCGGGCTGTGA
- a CDS encoding ATP-binding cassette domain-containing protein: MREYVTPRRVVAMLLVALVVAYAIGWPLLAPAGWAGTDYLRAGLPQGWPHLMGTDSLGHDTSVRVAQALQVSLAVAAGSALAAAGIGVLVGAAASAGGARIDALLMRLTDAVAAVPHLLATVVVVALFRGSITALVLALAVTHWPPVARIVRAETQKVMASGYVAASRVAGFSPARLVRHHVLPAVAGQAALAVVVMLPHAVWHESTLSFLGIGVPPEEASLGTLIALSREDLLLGRWWALAFPAAALVLVTVAMALLAPAGRRGPRGWSPLPRHRHDDDEVLTLSDPRAVSETAPGQALRVDGLTVQMPSPDGRPRTVLADVTVAVRAGDVLAIVGESGAGKSTLADACCGLLPPGAQVHGRVVLRGTVGHVPQSAPAAFTPTRHVRGQLAEALAVADRDPDARRAVADLCLEVGLDPVLADCYPHQLSGGQLRRAAIAVALATTPVVLVADEPTAGLDAGPALATLRLLRRLAAERGIGVVVITHDLAALTAADTADEVAVLRAGRLCERGAASRVLVEPESPYTRELLAAALHSESTAAVDPAANLGAAVGSSS; the protein is encoded by the coding sequence ATGCGTGAGTACGTGACCCCCCGCCGCGTCGTCGCGATGCTCCTCGTGGCGCTGGTCGTCGCGTACGCGATCGGCTGGCCGCTCCTCGCCCCGGCGGGGTGGGCGGGCACGGACTACCTCCGCGCCGGGCTGCCCCAGGGATGGCCGCACCTCATGGGCACCGACTCGCTGGGTCACGACACGTCCGTGCGGGTCGCGCAGGCGCTGCAGGTCTCCCTGGCGGTGGCCGCGGGATCGGCGCTGGCCGCGGCGGGGATCGGCGTGCTCGTCGGCGCCGCCGCCTCCGCGGGCGGGGCGCGGATCGACGCGCTGCTCATGCGCCTGACCGACGCCGTGGCCGCGGTCCCGCACCTGTTGGCGACGGTCGTGGTGGTCGCGTTGTTCCGGGGGTCGATCACCGCCCTCGTGCTGGCCCTGGCAGTGACCCACTGGCCCCCGGTGGCGCGGATCGTGCGCGCCGAGACGCAGAAGGTCATGGCCTCCGGGTACGTGGCCGCCTCGAGGGTGGCCGGGTTCTCCCCAGCCCGGCTGGTGCGCCACCATGTGCTCCCGGCCGTCGCCGGGCAGGCGGCGCTGGCGGTGGTGGTGATGCTCCCCCACGCCGTGTGGCACGAGTCCACCCTGTCGTTCCTCGGCATCGGGGTGCCGCCCGAAGAAGCGAGCCTGGGGACCCTCATCGCCCTGTCCCGCGAAGATCTGCTGCTGGGTCGCTGGTGGGCGCTGGCCTTCCCGGCCGCCGCGCTGGTCCTGGTGACCGTGGCCATGGCGCTGCTCGCCCCCGCCGGCCGGCGTGGTCCCCGCGGGTGGTCACCGTTGCCGAGACACCGGCATGACGACGACGAGGTCCTCACCCTCTCCGACCCCCGGGCCGTGTCGGAGACCGCGCCCGGACAGGCGCTCAGAGTCGACGGGCTCACGGTTCAGATGCCCAGCCCCGACGGTCGCCCGCGCACCGTGCTGGCGGACGTCACGGTGGCGGTACGCGCGGGCGACGTCCTGGCGATCGTCGGCGAGTCGGGGGCCGGGAAGTCGACCCTCGCCGACGCCTGCTGCGGCCTGCTCCCTCCCGGGGCTCAGGTGCACGGCAGGGTGGTGCTGCGCGGAACCGTGGGCCACGTTCCCCAGTCGGCGCCCGCCGCGTTCACGCCCACCCGGCACGTGCGCGGGCAACTCGCGGAAGCTCTCGCCGTGGCCGATCGGGACCCCGATGCCCGCCGTGCGGTCGCCGACCTGTGCCTCGAGGTGGGTCTCGACCCGGTGCTCGCCGACTGCTACCCACACCAGTTGTCCGGCGGGCAGCTGCGGCGCGCGGCGATCGCGGTCGCACTGGCCACCACTCCTGTGGTGCTGGTGGCGGACGAGCCGACCGCCGGGCTGGACGCCGGGCCCGCCCTGGCCACCCTCCGGCTGCTGCGCCGCCTGGCCGCGGAGCGCGGCATCGGCGTCGTGGTGATCACCCACGATCTGGCCGCGCTGACCGCAGCGGACACCGCCGACGAGGTGGCGGTGCTCCGGGCGGGGCGCCTCTGCGAGCGGGGAGCGGCCTCGCGGGTGCTCGTCGAGCCCGAGAGCCCGTACACCCGTGAACTCCTGGCCGCCGCGCTGCATTCGGAGTCCACGGCCGCTGTCGATCCCGCCGCGAACCTCGGGGCGGCCGTGGGGTCGTCGTCATGA
- a CDS encoding TetR/AcrR family transcriptional regulator — protein MLGTPNRDRSAERREATRREIIDAAWDVAREQGLAQLTLRDVAARVGMKAPSLYSHVDSKNAIYDAMFAQAWTECLEVMLSLDERPPTGARGTVRLYARAYFDFCVTDLARFQLMNQRTIPGFTPSPEAYAPAVLVLDGLRERFAAIGITDREDIDLYVAVVGGMADAQLANDPGGDRWARLVDRAIDMYLDDVGIPTDAPVTTAQEDTPP, from the coding sequence ATGTTAGGCACGCCGAATCGCGATAGGTCGGCCGAACGACGTGAGGCCACCCGGCGGGAGATCATCGATGCCGCGTGGGACGTGGCCCGTGAGCAGGGGTTGGCCCAGCTCACCCTCCGCGACGTCGCGGCCCGGGTGGGCATGAAGGCGCCGTCGCTGTACTCCCATGTGGACTCCAAGAACGCCATCTACGACGCGATGTTCGCCCAGGCGTGGACCGAATGCCTCGAGGTGATGCTCTCCCTCGACGAGCGTCCCCCGACCGGTGCCCGGGGCACCGTCCGGCTGTACGCGCGGGCGTACTTCGACTTCTGCGTCACCGACCTCGCGCGCTTCCAGCTGATGAACCAGCGCACCATCCCCGGCTTCACCCCCAGCCCGGAGGCCTACGCGCCCGCGGTGCTCGTGCTCGACGGTCTGCGTGAGCGGTTCGCGGCGATCGGGATCACCGACCGCGAGGACATCGACCTCTATGTGGCGGTGGTGGGCGGCATGGCGGACGCCCAACTCGCCAACGACCCCGGAGGCGACCGCTGGGCCCGGCTGGTCGACCGCGCGATCGACATGTACCTCGACGACGTCGGCATCCCGACCGACGCCCCGGTCACCACCGCACAGGAGGACACACCGCCATGA
- a CDS encoding ATP-binding cassette domain-containing protein, whose translation MTLVADRVTYRRPDGGFALPPTDLVIRPGRITALVGPSGCGKTTLAHLLTGLLAPESGSVTAGGARVRRRRGRLPGHTALLDQDPMAAADPHLTLRRALTLAASVRGVAVDPDALADEVGVDPVLLDRRPAEVSGGQLQRACLARALAQEPRYLIADEATAHLDPLSTAAIARALRRRADRGLGVLAITHDLRLARSLADEVRELGV comes from the coding sequence ATGACTCTCGTCGCCGACCGGGTCACCTACCGCCGCCCCGATGGTGGGTTCGCCCTCCCACCCACCGATCTGGTCATCCGGCCCGGACGGATCACCGCGCTCGTCGGCCCCTCCGGGTGTGGCAAGACCACCCTGGCGCACCTGTTGACAGGGCTGCTCGCCCCCGAGTCCGGCTCGGTGACCGCGGGGGGTGCGCGTGTGCGCCGTCGTCGGGGCCGTCTGCCCGGCCACACGGCCCTGCTGGACCAGGATCCGATGGCCGCCGCCGATCCGCACCTGACGCTGCGCCGCGCCCTCACCCTGGCGGCGTCGGTGCGCGGCGTCGCCGTGGACCCGGACGCCCTGGCGGACGAGGTCGGCGTGGACCCGGTGCTTCTGGACCGCCGCCCCGCGGAGGTCTCGGGCGGGCAGCTCCAGCGCGCCTGCCTCGCCCGCGCGCTGGCACAGGAGCCCCGGTATCTGATCGCCGACGAGGCCACCGCGCACCTTGATCCGCTGAGCACGGCCGCGATCGCCCGCGCACTGCGTCGGCGTGCCGACAGGGGGCTGGGCGTCCTGGCGATCACCCACGATCTCCGACTGGCCCGCAGCTTGGCCGACGAGGTGAGGGAGTTGGGGGTGTGA
- a CDS encoding ABC transporter permease, whose amino-acid sequence MIRRLGERRSDLARLTARRAVAAPLVLVAVTVGAFILAATSPLEPLAAHFGDGYERTTVAERAAAAAALGTDLTWWQAWWTWVAGLAAGDAGFSHSYRQPVLEVVTQRLPWTVLLSATALALALAVTLAAGVAAARRPHGALDRALAAMAVLLSAVPPFVLAMGSVAVFAVTLGWLPVTGAAPPGQDPTLATLARHLVLPAVALAAGQVPWMLLTLRRSVLDAEASAPVAEARARGVGERTVLTGHIAAVSWTPLIALLGARLPELIAGSLVVETVFAWPGLAAATVDAALEADFALLAAVTLGASATVLVGTWFADCLLLLADPRVRIDA is encoded by the coding sequence GTGATCCGCCGACTCGGCGAACGCCGCTCTGACCTGGCACGCCTCACGGCCCGCCGCGCCGTCGCGGCGCCGCTGGTCCTGGTGGCCGTCACGGTCGGCGCGTTCATCCTGGCCGCGACCTCCCCGCTGGAGCCGCTGGCCGCCCACTTCGGCGACGGGTACGAGCGCACCACCGTGGCCGAGCGCGCCGCGGCGGCCGCCGCGCTGGGGACCGACCTGACGTGGTGGCAGGCGTGGTGGACGTGGGTGGCCGGACTGGCCGCCGGCGACGCCGGGTTCTCCCACTCCTACCGGCAACCGGTGCTCGAGGTGGTGACGCAGCGGCTGCCGTGGACGGTCCTGCTCTCCGCCACCGCACTCGCCCTGGCACTCGCGGTCACCCTGGCGGCCGGTGTCGCCGCCGCCCGCCGACCGCACGGGGCCCTCGACCGGGCCCTTGCGGCGATGGCCGTGCTGCTCAGCGCCGTGCCCCCGTTCGTGCTGGCCATGGGATCGGTCGCGGTGTTCGCGGTGACGCTGGGGTGGCTGCCGGTCACCGGGGCGGCCCCGCCCGGACAGGACCCCACGCTCGCGACCCTCGCACGCCACCTCGTCCTGCCCGCGGTGGCGCTGGCCGCGGGTCAGGTCCCGTGGATGCTGCTGACACTGCGCCGCTCGGTCCTCGACGCGGAGGCCTCCGCACCCGTGGCCGAGGCCCGCGCCCGCGGGGTGGGCGAGCGCACGGTGCTCACCGGGCACATCGCGGCCGTGTCGTGGACGCCGCTCATCGCGCTGCTCGGGGCGCGGCTGCCCGAACTCATCGCGGGGTCGCTGGTGGTGGAGACCGTCTTCGCCTGGCCCGGCCTCGCCGCGGCGACCGTGGACGCCGCCCTGGAAGCCGACTTCGCGCTGCTGGCCGCCGTGACCCTGGGCGCCTCGGCCACCGTCCTGGTGGGGACCTGGTTCGCCGACTGCCTGCTTCTGCTGGCCGACCCCAGGGTGCGGATCGATGCGTGA
- a CDS encoding response regulator transcription factor produces the protein MVVDDEQSLADLVATYLRRDGFEVSVTGDGVQAVTLARTVDPDVIVLDLGLPGLDGVEVCRRIRAHSDAYVVMLTARTDEVDTLIGLSVGADDYVTKPFSPRELMARIQAMMRRPRGPATGFDDAGVATGSAGGSAVEAPPRRIGALTVDVAGREVSVDGEAVALTRTEFDLLAALSRDPGVVFTRSQLIETVWGPNWVGDDHLVDVHVAHLRRKLGDDATLGRYVRTVRGVGYRMGAGR, from the coding sequence ATGGTCGTCGACGACGAGCAGTCGCTCGCCGACCTGGTCGCCACCTACCTCCGGCGCGACGGATTCGAGGTCTCCGTGACCGGCGACGGGGTCCAGGCCGTCACGTTGGCCCGGACGGTGGACCCGGACGTGATCGTCCTGGACCTGGGGTTACCGGGCCTGGACGGGGTCGAGGTGTGTCGGCGGATCCGGGCCCACTCCGACGCGTACGTCGTGATGCTCACCGCGCGGACCGATGAGGTGGACACGCTGATCGGGTTGTCCGTCGGCGCGGACGACTACGTGACCAAACCCTTCAGCCCCCGCGAACTCATGGCCAGGATCCAGGCGATGATGCGTCGACCTCGGGGGCCGGCGACCGGGTTCGACGACGCGGGGGTCGCCACCGGGTCCGCGGGCGGCAGCGCGGTGGAGGCGCCTCCGCGGAGGATCGGGGCTCTGACCGTCGACGTCGCCGGTCGTGAGGTGAGCGTCGATGGTGAGGCGGTGGCGCTGACGCGCACCGAGTTCGACCTGCTCGCCGCACTGTCCCGAGACCCGGGTGTCGTGTTCACCCGCTCCCAGTTGATCGAGACGGTGTGGGGCCCGAACTGGGTGGGCGACGACCACCTGGTGGACGTCCACGTCGCGCACCTGCGCCGCAAGCTCGGCGACGATGCCACGCTGGGCCGCTACGTCCGCACCGTCCGCGGCGTGGGCTACCGGATGGGGGCCGGGCGGTGA